In Spiroplasma litorale, a single genomic region encodes these proteins:
- the greA gene encoding transcription elongation factor GreA: MTDKDIILTSEGRDELEKELSNLINVIRPQVIEELVEARAQGDLSENADYDAARNRQAEVEARIKEIETMLSKAKIIDNTNSVNKEIKVGSTVTFANHKTKKEMTLKIVGVIEADPFESKISNESPLAKAMLGKSINDICEVRELKEPYKILIKDIK, translated from the coding sequence ATGACCGATAAAGATATAATTTTAACCTCAGAAGGTAGAGATGAATTAGAAAAAGAACTTTCAAATTTGATTAATGTTATAAGACCACAAGTAATTGAAGAGTTAGTAGAAGCTAGAGCACAAGGTGACTTGTCTGAAAATGCTGATTATGATGCTGCTAGAAATAGACAAGCAGAAGTAGAAGCAAGAATAAAAGAAATTGAAACAATGCTTTCAAAAGCAAAAATTATTGATAATACAAATTCAGTAAATAAAGAAATTAAAGTAGGAAGCACTGTTACTTTTGCAAATCATAAAACTAAAAAAGAAATGACTCTAAAAATTGTTGGTGTTATTGAAGCGGACCCCTTTGAATCTAAAATATCTAATGAATCACCCCTAGCTAAGGCGATGTTAGGTAAAAGTATAAATGATATTTGTGAAGTTAGAGAACTGAAAGAACCTTATAAAATTTTAATCAAAGATATAAAATAA